One part of the Eucalyptus grandis isolate ANBG69807.140 chromosome 10, ASM1654582v1, whole genome shotgun sequence genome encodes these proteins:
- the LOC104422377 gene encoding LOW QUALITY PROTEIN: 6-phosphofructo-2-kinase/fructose-2,6-bisphosphatase (The sequence of the model RefSeq protein was modified relative to this genomic sequence to represent the inferred CDS: inserted 1 base in 1 codon), translating into MGTGSSRGADGGSHGGEEREDQQLYVSLKMERYKLKGELIPHVYGSVPLVGSWDSSKALKMERESTSTWELSFVVPPNHETLDFKFLLKPKYSSAPVIVEEGPNRLLTGGHLQGDTRLAIFRLSADEVLEYPVFIKADRVSPFDLAASWRAYQENLQPSTVRGIPDVSINSVPEMGIENGSAVSLELDLEHYVIPAPSTSTHSGLVYAANMTETPRSLTRSGVFSNSDGSVNPSHSIKDSGVSVDRPAPIKEMEIVVPDPAKVYSGSGMVESKSVXTFSPFQKQDSHRGLFVDRGVGSPRLVKSASSSTFSFDLKLNPETKNPMPAAAGAVAAAAVADQMLGPKEDRHLAIVLVGLPARGKTFTAAKLTRYLRWLGHDTKHFNVGKYRRLKHGVNQSADFFRGDNEEGVEARNEVAALAMEDMISWMQEGGQVGIFDATNSTRRRRNLLMKMAEGNCKIIFLETICNDQSIIERNIRLKIQQSPDYSEEPDYETGLRDFKNRLANYEKVYEPVEEGSYIKMIDMVGGHGGIIQVNNISGYLPGRIVFFLVNTHLTPRPILLTRHGESLDNVRGRIGGDTVISDAGELYAKKLANFVEKRLKSERAASIWTSTLQRTILTASPIVGFPKIQWRALDEINAGVCDGMTYEDIKKNMPEEYEARKKDKLRYRYPRGESYLDVIQRLEPVIIELERQRGPVVVISHQAVLRALYAYFADRPLQEIPHIEVPLHTIIEIQMGVSGVQEKRYKLMD; encoded by the exons ATGGGGACGGGGTCGTCGAGGGGCGCGGACGGCGGGTCGCACGGGGGCGAGGAGCGGGAGGACCAGCAGCTCTACGTCTCGCTCAAGATGGAGAGGTACAAGCTCAAGGGCGAGCTCATCCCCCACGTCTACGGCTCCGTCCCTCTCGTCGGCTCCTGGGATTCTTCCAAAGCC CTGAAGATGGAGCGTGAATCGACTTCAACTTGGGAGCTGAGTTTCGTGGTTCCTCCCAATCACG AGACCCTGGATTTCAAGTTCCTTTTGAAGCCAAAATACAGCAGTGCGCCTGTTATAGTTGAAGAAGGTCCAAACCGGCTCCTCACCGGGGGTCATTTACAAGGGGACACGAGGCTCGCGATTTTCAGGCTTAGTGCTGATGAGGTTCTTGAATACCCTGTTTTCATTAAAGCCGATCGGGTATCTCCATTTGACCTTGCTGCCAGTTGGAGAGCCTATCAGGAGAATCTCCAGCCTTCAACTGTTCGTGGGATCCCGGATGTTAGTATTAACTCAGTGCCTGAGATGGGTATCGAG aaTGGATCTGCAGTTAGTTTGGAGCTTGATCTTGAACATTATGTTATCCCAGCTCCATCAACTTCCACACACTCTGGTTTGGTTTATGCTGCCAACATGACAGAAACTCCAAGATCTCTAACCCGTTCTGGTGTTTTTTCTAATTCTGATGGTTCAGTCAATCCTTCACATTCCATCAAGGATAGTGGTGTTTCTGTTGATCGGCCTGCACCTATAAAG GAGATGGAGATAGTTGTCCCAGATCCAGCTAAGGTGTATTCTGGTTCTGGCATGGTTGAATCAAAGTCCG GaactttttctcctttccaaAAGCAGGATAGTCATCGGGGACTCTTTGTAGATCGAGGAGTTGGATCTCCCAGATTAGTCAAATCAGCAAGTTCATCTACCTTCAGTTTTGATCTTAAATTGAATCCAGAGACCAAG AATCCAATGCCGGCGGCTGCTGGAGCTGTGGCTGCTGCAGCCGTAGCTGATCAGATGCTTGGGCCAAAGGAAGATAGACATTTAGCAATTGTCCTg GTTGGCTTGCCTGCTCGAGGTAAGACTTTTACTGCAGCAAAACTTACTCGATATCTTCGTTGGTTGGGCCATGATACCAAGCACTTCAATGTTGGAAAG TATCGGCGCCTCAAGCATGGAGTTAATCAA TCTGCAGATTTCTTTCGAGGTGACAATGAAGAAGGTGTAGAGGCACGCAATGAG GTGGCAGCCTTGGCAATGGAAGATATGATATCATGGATGCAGGAAGGAGGTCAG GTAGGGATATTTGATGCAACAAACAGTACCAGGAGAAGGAGAAATTTGCTGATGAAAATGGCTGAAGGCAACTGCAAG attatttttctggaaacaATATGCAATGACCAGAGCATTATTGAACGGAATATACGTCTTAAAATTCAACAGAGTCCTGACTATTCTGAAGA ACCAGATTATGAAACCGGATTACGTGACTTCAAAAATCGATTAGCCAATTATGAAAAA GTTTATGAACCAGTGGAGGAGGGATCTTATATCAAGATGATTGACATGGTTGGTGGACATGGTGGAATAATACAA GTGAACAATATCAGTGGCTATCTGCCTGGACGGATTGTTTTCTTCTTG GTCAATACACATCTCACGCCCCGCCCTATCCTACTAACCAGGCATGGGGAGAGTTTGGATAATGTGAGAGGCAGAATAGGTGGTGATACTGTCATAAG TGACGCTGGGGAACTCTATGCAAAGAAACTTGCTAACTTCGTCGAGAAGCGACTGAAGTCTGAAAGAGCAGCTTCT ATATGGACAAGCACTTTGCAGAGAACTATCCTGACTGCTAGTCCAATTGTTGGGTTCCCCAAG ATACAGTGGCGTGCGCTAGACGAAATAAATGCTGGAGTATGTGATGGGATGACATATGAagacataaagaaaaatatgcctGAGGAATATGA GGCACGTAAGAAAGACAAGCTGAGATATAGATATCCCCGCGGAGAATCTTATCTGGATGTCATACAAAG GCTAGAACCGGTGATCATTGAGCTTGAAAGACAGAGAGGACCCGTTGTAGTCATCTCTCATCAG GCTGTGTTGAGGGCATTATATGCTTATTTTGCTGACAGGCCTCTGCAAGAAATCCCACATATTGAG GTGCCGCTCCACACAATTATAGAGATACAAATGGGAGTCTCTGGGGTCCAGGAGAAGAGATACAAGCTGATGGACTAG